The Mytilus galloprovincialis chromosome 3, xbMytGall1.hap1.1, whole genome shotgun sequence genomic interval GAAAATAGCAATTTTGACCCAAATCACCCACATAGcatgtttggctttaaaaattgCTGTTTCTCACATAAATAGACCATGCAGGGTTCTTTTTCTTAGAGATGCTATTTCtaacattgtatttgaatgctctgttgatactatttccataaataaaattcaaaaaaggacattttgtatcgaaattttacaattttctgagttttttgttgttgtcacgtgacattggactgattatcacgtgatcaaaagatgatatattttttttacaaacctgTCATTAATATTACTGAAAAActattttctataaaaagtctTAGTTGATAAGTCTACTAACAGTAATAAGAAAGTTATGATTGATTGAAATTTGATCGTTCCTCAACGgcaaaaatagtgcaatttttgccGAATGGTAAAGAGTTGCCGAATGGTAAAGAGTTAATACACACCAGTGATAAGAGTAtggttatcaataaaaaataaaaataaagttacatATTACACAATTTATTTATTGCCTCTTATGATTTTAGGTAAGAGAAGATTCACAGTAAAGTTATGGAAAACCTTTACAGATTGTTTTAATTGCTTACCAATTGCTGCTATTAtagatgaaaaaatattttgttgtcatGGAGGTAGGTGAAGATTGATTATATGATTATAACAAGCATACAGGCTGTTTCAGAATTGAATTCCAATCTAATTATAACACAGACCTTGTGTTCCATGTCTGCAAGGATCTGACAACACTGGTCTACATTCTGTTTGGGATTCCTGTTTTAAACTCAACTTAGAAAAATTAAAGGCTGACATTTCGTTAGCTGATGTAAAAATTACTAATGTAGAAAGAAGAATGGTTTGTTGTCAGATGCATTTGTAGATCTTTGTAAGTTAAGTTCAAAAGATCTGTATTTTCAATCAGACTaatttatttctgtattattattaaagCTGTTGTAAAAGAAAACAGCAATCCATCGATTCATAATTTGAGTGCATCGCTGCCCTTAATTAAATATAGTCTGTTTTGGAACAACCTTAAGTGGATAggactatttatttttattacccTACCGACGAAGTCCtaaaggggactttaggtttgcagtctgtctgtctgtccatcccacagtccagcaaatcagttttctagacttttttcttcatgcttaaAGATTAAGAATTTAGCATTTTTCATGGGGAAAAAATTATAGCATTATGCATGTCATCCACGCTGTTTTCCGAAAAGTTTTAGTTTTAATTGATTTAGTCATTCCTGAGGTTGCCTAGGTcagttaaaatttgttttgtCCTGTTCAGTGATATGCATTACTGGACCAAAcaacttttttgtattttgttcaaatCATTGTGTAATTATACCTATAAAAAAAAGAGTTGGTGTAGTTAAAAAGAATGGTTTAATTATTTCTCAAAGCCTTAGGAACCACTATTAATTGGGATATTTATAATCCAAATAAATTGTCTATTTCACGAGTTgcaaaatcttttgaagcatcaCATGGGTTTAAAAATATAACCATTAGTTTTGGTAGTGTAAccttaaaactaaattttataaTAAGACTAGTGCTTTTTTGTGACAtttaaaatgtgttgtattttttAGGACTTTCCCCCGATTTACAGTCAATGGAACAAATCAGACGTATTATGAGACCAACAGATGTACCAGATACAGGTAGAGAAATACAAGAACATTTAATTAATCTATTTAACAAATCTATTGACATACATTTCTAAATGCTGATATTCAAGCTATATAAAACATTGTTATAAACTTTTGAATGAAGGCTTTCAGAAAATGTAAACATAAGCTTTATAATTAGCTTTGACGACACAGTTTGACTGATCCATCATGAAGTGGTCCATCATTAAGATGATACAAAAGGGGGATTAGTTAGATTATTACCAGAAAAATAGGTTAATTCCTGGAACATACagaatattttttctaaaattgataATTGAACAATTAAGAACCACAAAACATGCTTTTTGTCGAGTCTGCaaattttgttgcagaaagctcgacatggGGATAGTGATCTGGCTACGGCGGCagtgttagcttacttcttaaaaactttatatttaagaagggggaagacctggatgcttcatactttgtatatggatgcctcatgttacgaagttttccTCAGTCACATgaccaatgtccttgaccttattttcatggttcagtgactacttgaatatttggtgtatggaatgattgtaaagtgaaCATGtttagctggcaggtgtcatctgaccttgacctcattttcatggttcagtggtcaaagttaagtttttgagttttggtctttttttctaatactttatacaataggtcaactatatttagtgtatggaaaaattttatgatctatatgtcagtcgcgcaggttttatttgaccttgacctcattttcatggttcattgctcagtgttaagtttttgtgttttggtctgtttttcttaaactattagcaataggtcaattatatttgttgaATCGAacaattgttagctgtacatgcctgcccgacatgattcatctgaccttgacctcattttcatggttcattggtcaatgttcagttttcttggttaatgttaggtttatgtgacagttgtaataaagctttatatttaggactatcaacataatatcaatgattagtaaagaaggcgagacatttcagcgtgtgcactcttgtttatacaGCCGCAAACAAATTTTGGGATCGTTTAATGGTATGATGTCATCGTCGTcatctgcgtcgtccgaagaagCATTTGGTTTTTaaaagtgaatggatctctttcctttttttaagaaggttcaatacctcaaaaggaagattgggattgattttggggatgatggtcccaacggCTTAGGAATTAGGTATACTAAAGGggatttttctagtttcaggataataacttgtgtataagttttttgattgctctgaaatcataccaCAATGTTCAATACCAAAggtagaaggttgggattcattttgggggttatggtgccaatagtttaggaattaagggccaaaaacaagcatttttgtagtttctggacaattaCTTGTGTgtgagtgtatggatctctctgacattgtaccacaaagttccatatcacaaagggaagtctgagattgagtttgggggtaattgccccaaacatgcaggaacaaggggccaaaaaagggccaaaacaagcatttttctagtttccagacaataacttgtgtttaagaatatggatctctttgaaattgtactacaaggttccatactacaaaggctTGAATTGAGTTTAGGGTTAATTGCTCGAAGGAGCATATTTGATAGATATTTGTAATATATAGGTAACTAAAAAGAACCTTTTTGTTGTCTTTGACAGGTTTATTGTGTGATTTATTGTGGTCAGACCCAGATAAAGATGTCGCTGGATGGGGAGAGAATGATAGAGGTGTGTCGTTTACATTTGGTGGTGATGTTGTCAGTAAATTCCTCAACAGACATGACTTAGATCTTATATGCAGAGCACATCAGGTAAGTTATTTATTGAGATAACATTCTAAGAAAGTAGTTTATTGTGAAGAAAAATGCAATCCTTTTGTGATTATGAAGCTAAAgtaagtcagctataaaataccctgaaatgacaaatgtaaaacaattgacgAAAGAGAACTAAAGACCTGATTAATgtaccaaaaaataaataaaaaacccAAGTATGATATACtgcaacagacgacaaccactgacttaaACAGGCACAACCATAATGtgactgggttaaacatgtttactgaTGCCTTAAGATACATATTTTCCATAAGGTTGTATATCCATTGTCTTTGTCCAGCGACTAATTATTCATCTTACGTAACAATTTGTGAAAAGTAGaaatattaatttgtattttaggTAGTGGAAGATGGTTATGAGTTTTTTGCCAAGAGACAGTTAGTTACATTATTCTCAGCACCTAATTACTGTGGAGAGTTTGACAATGCAGGAGGAATGATGTCTGTAGATGAAACATTGATGTGCTCATTTCAGGTAATGTTCAAGATTAATAGGTTCTTTGAAGTTCTTGGTTTTCTTGAGAGGGGGGGGGTAAAAGGGGGATATGGCAAAGATATTGAATGAccaataatgtaaaatgtttttgcatattttttgtcTGCAAAGGCATTTAACCATCTGGTTTGCTTTTCTTAGTACTAGTGAGTAGTACATTGACAGCAATCAAAACTAGATAAGTTACCATACAACAGTTGTAATTGAAAATATCTCAAACAGTTCAACAGCATATATAAAGTATATCTGGTTTGATGTGACTATCTTAATCGGGTTAGAAGTTTTCTTTGCACAGATCTTTTTCAATGACTTATAACAATACCTTGAAGAGACTTGCCTGGTAAAAATGATCACAAAACAGTTATgctttgtttacaaaatattctgaaCTTTGTTTAAGATATTgtctttatacgaccgcaaaaattgaaaattttttttttatcatgttgaaGATAGTGCACTTTTACAAAGctgtttattatttgaaaatgcaAATCTTTGACTGAATTTTGCTGATGCACCAGAAAAAATAGCTTACTTGAAAAAACATTTCTGAAGGCTTCCCTGCATTTAGTTGCTATTCTTTTGATGATTTTTCTTTGctcaaaacatttttattgatTGATATTCTTGAATAACAAATATTGAGatgttataattgttttattcattGCTATGAGAATTGTTTCTTTATATGTGTTTCTATGATTAGGCTGATGTTTTCATTTTAGATCTTGAAACCCTCTGAAAAGAAGGCAAAATATCAATACGGAGGATTAAATTCGGGTAGACCAGTAACGCCGCCAAGAGGGCCTCAAGCTCAGaagaagaaataacattaacatTGACTAAAGAGAAGATTACAGCTTGCTTATGACAGAGACATGTATTAACATATCAAAGTAAACAGCTTGTTAACCATACTAAGTTGGGCAGATATAGGAAATCCAACCATTTATTGTCTATGCATCCCTTTACTAAACAATTACTGTTAAGTTAATGCTTAATTTCTTTGTATAGGACAAAGTAATACCTAAAAGATTCAAGTTTTCATTTGGgcatttcatttttatgtatCAGGTTTTTCTTCAAAGGTTTCTGTCTGTCTGATTCAGTGAAGTTTTTGAAATGATCTTTTTAATTAGGAtgattaaatatatacaaattttttttaaatgatctgaattgtaatagaaataatgttttttttttaaatagttgttAGTGATTATCTTATACTTTTCCTGAACAAACCATACAGCACTGGTTTTTCAGCCAAAGGACTAATTTACATGTGTTTGGTGTAAGGTCTGATAATTCAGACCTCGGTGCACATAGTTTTAAGTAAACCATTGACAAACTTTAATTCAATGTTTGAAAAATTCTGTTTACATGTTGAACTTATCCATTTATGTTTAcaataacattttatgttttgtcatttaatttcatttataccCTAGAGTTTGATTTGCATGTTTAATGACTTTCCTACTTAAGGCAGTGAAGAAATGATGCATTAATGAGTCAGTATTGCAGGCAGAGGTAAATAGAGGGGTGCTGAATTTTGTGCCCTTGTGCCCATTTGATAAATAAGCAAACAATGAACGTTTCTTTCTTCATCTTAGCCATTAGGTTAGGTTCTTAACACACACTCTTCATCATCAAATGTGACACATGTTACCTGTATATAAtcacctacaaataagtcattaCTTGCTCTGGTGAAATTAAGAAACCTCTCTAAGCCCTGTTTCCAAAAGTGACGATCTTCTATAAGGTCAGAATATTGATATCAAATCATTTTCTAGCACATGATGATTAAATAATAACACTTATAGTTTAACATAAATGTTGAATAAATCCTAGTTTTCTTGTGAACCCCTTAAGTGCCCTTTATAAATATACACCTCTATTTTCAAGTCCTGGCTGGAATGCTATTAAGTTGTATCTGATCTAAgaatattttatagataaaaactaaaataaagattaacattgttgtaactttaagactttttttttttgctagttGGATTTTTATAGGATATATGATTATTGTTAGCCCAATGAGTGTTCAGGAGTGTGACTTTTGTTCgattttcatttcattcatttcaGGTTTGTACATTTGCAATTTTGAGAAGGATGATCACAATATAAAATTGCTAAAAACAAACAATCCCAAAATAATTGTGTAACAGATattattaatttcatattttgtttatcgCATGGTATCATTTAATTTGTACAGTTTGTAATTTTGTACGTTACAACCAGAAGTACCCTTGgtttatttacataataatttGTTTATCTTTGGGGATGTTGTGTCATCAGAATGTAGGAGTACAAATTTGATGATAAAGGATTTCATCTGTGAGTCACCACTTAGATAGTTAAAAAAATTATTCTAATTCTTTTGTTAATTCTCTCAACAAATAGTTTTGGGGTTATTTTCTAATAAATGAACAAACTGTTAATGTGTTCTAAAACAAGAGTTTTAGTTTTTACAGACACATAAaagatttgtttttcaaaacaatcatttcacaaatatgtatatgttacattATTCATTGACCTTGTATGATAATTTTATTAATGCAAAGTTCATTTTCGTTGTAAATAcaatatacattttcaaatttattgtcCATAAATTTAAACATTACATATTTCGAAATGATATTTACTACAGTGTGCTGTGGTTCACATTAACCTCTATGtgaaaattatttgtaaaatgtatAAAACCACCAATTATTCAAGAAACCATTTTTAACCTATACCAAGTACATTAGGGATGCTATAAAAGCAATAAAAAGTATACTAAGAAAGTAAATCAAGAGGCTGTATAGAAGAAAGGGCAATACTTCTGATACACAGACTTATCTATGCATACATTTATGTCTATTGTTACTGTTGTCcttatatgtttttgtttgttaagtAAATTATTTATACCTACGCTAtatgacatttaaataaaaataataatgtacagttgaaatatgtttattatttgattCTGATAAATTTCTTAAATCCACATCCAGCCTTGGAACAATACTTAGAAGCATTTTTGTGCTCTGCATTAGAAAGTATTAGGCATAATGATTTCCTGTTTGTGTGTTTGAAACATGTCCTTGGTTGGGATTTTTATGCCCACTTTGGGAGCATTATGTTTTTGGGTCTTTCCATTTATTCTttctgtccgtctgtcctgcttcagcttaaaggtttttggtcaagatagtttttggaaagattggaacttgttcttaatctttccttaggcactggcctccctaacaacacaACAGGTTAGCTactattcacactgaaatatagttccctatagttctcatgtatatgtgcacataatacacatataaactgtgaaaaaatggtattttttttttggagcaGTACATCCAAGAATGTATGTTGATGTGcagcttttttttatatcattttgattaggtaattgaGTATTGACACAATACTGATGtaattgacaactgtcattatcacctAACGATAAGGGACAAGGTGGACCTtaaattacaatgccccacctcctaaactgtcaatcaaattgaccacattacttatcacggtgcattacgtttgcgcgcattaccattacatttgcgcgcaaaaatcattacgtttgcgcgcagcttttgattacaattgcgcgcatttttttgacaggtaaactcaggtaaaatacacgtaataatacttatttgattataatttggTCAATTATTAACAAGTATAAGTTCTCATTCCGTTAGTGTTAGTCCCCAGCTCACCAACGATGAGGTGAAAGTGGGATTTCGAGAAAGATAAGTCCGTTTTATTATGCACAAGCACTAAATTctagaaaaatataaagataaaaattcTAAAATGCTAAAACATACCTAATCGTAAAGGTTAAAGTATTGATACATTCATTTCTTTACAGGTATACATGCCGAAACTCCATGTTAGTGCCTTGGTGTAACTTTACAAACTAACTTAaattatttactaattttaaaaaaagatgacTATTCGTTGAAACACTTTTCACTCTGAAATATTCGCAATGAAGTTAGATGTATGTCTTAAGCTATACGAGTTTATAATGATcactttataatttgttttagaatttaatatgaaaatatataatttgaattaagaaatattttccaaattaataattgatagtcatatttattatgaaaataaaaaaaaatatagtcaattataattaatttaattttttatttatatttttacctgagtttacctgtaaaatgaatgcgcgcaaatgtaatcaaaagctgcgcgcaaacgtaaaacattttaattcccaaatgcgcgcaaacgtagtgcgcccacTTATCAACCTCAG includes:
- the LOC143069266 gene encoding serine/threonine-protein phosphatase PP1-beta catalytic subunit, which codes for MAETELNVDSLISRLLEVRGCRPGKTVHMTEAEVRGLCLKSREIFLSQPILLELEAPLKICGDIHGQYTDLLRLFEYGGFPPESNYLFLGDYVDRGKQSLETICLLLAYKIKYPENFFLLRGNHECASINRIYGFYDECKRRFTVKLWKTFTDCFNCLPIAAIIDEKIFCCHGGLSPDLQSMEQIRRIMRPTDVPDTGLLCDLLWSDPDKDVAGWGENDRGVSFTFGGDVVSKFLNRHDLDLICRAHQVVEDGYEFFAKRQLVTLFSAPNYCGEFDNAGGMMSVDETLMCSFQILKPSEKKAKYQYGGLNSGRPVTPPRGPQAQKKK